One Vespula pensylvanica isolate Volc-1 chromosome 14, ASM1446617v1, whole genome shotgun sequence genomic window carries:
- the LOC122634363 gene encoding biorientation of chromosomes in cell division protein 1-like 1: MELGLSSTLLAGDPRLVDHIVGEVKSQGIFDQFRKECIADVDTKPAYQNLRTRVEGSVNSFLDKQLWKPELNKNQVRETLRKHIHEAPYLDAGVERIVDQVVNPKVYSVFMPQIEDVVYKFLGIERPKIKEKSSSCGLKDLLPKDLDPVSPESDKNSLKDVSLESVDAIDDLDVKQDEKSEQSSDEQKLEITEKYSERSKDLVSENGHVSSEEKILDEGCISFNKTVNNISLNISGKSDDKADEEEEDSPTFEPIDIMNLNESNVSNDSHLSGISELTSHRSRSPDFSNEISQDNFDCSNQDSQLSKVSSDSRLSIVTDFGLSNHASTPIHDGIKEDASKDKCENKSTKDNFRALREFEYFKNKNNKTIFESKKCKESTYDFKDAKDTTKSIKLNLPSKENSSDATDNSTKDKYDSKTYKDKHKDSENSKSKSTKEKVYSKDPKNKEKDNEKKKQSSHSSSKHDKHIKGKVKDKSNQIKDSVEKSKDNAESVKDNISKIKEEKVKEVDKKESSTNKEAKDLKDLYKEKIRELREKKELTEKEKLNKDNVKSNKESRDKKDSIKDKKSYKKEHRSSTSKNHDEKSRHENKVNKVSDKISDIKEKKSESKEKAKRDERGSKDFKDKSNVIKTESSSKSEKNDAKKISKNGKEEKTEIKKDIKISSDKICKKDVRTQAQSKTTDRNEKSVDIKKESKSDTQAKDKKRRDDKKSKTKDDHSSLRKNSNDRRSTDRDGSNGSNSKSSQSSTSSSSATTSKSSSSGLNKDTNHVSNSSSETSDSIEETQINKMKLQSQNENIDEINKNDVHLANTESYCIQNNNNGDIRQVEIQLSENNLPLKKRPLLNENNLPSSSEVKIKKPKFAKNIHEAKKLMKIRKQMEKQKQKDDKKVEKKVEQKAEVIIHPKPISSIDNMETVPDEERVQIIEIPDEEYEEPYPDRQISLTLEERSMILLEGELRGTDILQKQSNLVSKLSDLELCIKQSLDEAICNTRLFQNNNRIQHDGIREHQSLIINETCKDDITPSNNNSETKNTVAVLEIVGTTSETFLDAQSIEQINSLDTVAGNDIEVTDEINTTDMNTNVECSVIWSDRSDNVFEQPKSPTTDITEYNEFDEQLSGQANAQSSKNDFVPKVNDDHEDCRYFKLDNEESNKFSSFLHSLEMVEGNTLEDMIESLGGQVVSSGSKTMAPPMIKRKHSGSPLTDILFNNSNNNNDGHKTVTPNDNSLSNMKKRKMIPSKKQRLHANPCVSQSLLNGENFVMPLSPESDVSATSEKIPSSNIMKEEKSRHRSSQRYSSDDLYKPRPLFSSSSRRSRRSNQV; this comes from the exons atggaGTTAGGATTATCTAGTACGTTGTTAGCTGGCGATCCACGTCTTGTGGATCATATCGTTGGTGAAGTCAAATCGCAGGGTATTTTTGATCAGTTTCGTAAGGAATGCATAGCCGATGTTGACACAAAG CCTGCGTATCAAAATCTACGTACAAGAGTGGAGGGGTCTGTCAATTCGTTTCTTGACAAGCAGTTATGGAAGCCAgaacttaataaaaatcaagttAGAGAAACATTGCGTAAGCATATACACGAAGCACCATATTTAGATGCTGGAGTTGAACGTATTGTAGATCAAGTAGTAAATCCAAAGGTCTATTCGGTATTCATGCCTCAAATTGAAGATGTTGTATACAAGTTTTTAGGCATTGAAAGAccaaaaatcaaagaaaaatctagTAGTTGTGGTCTTAAAGATTTATTGCCTAAAGATTTGGATCCAGTTTCTCCAGAATCCGATAAAAACAGTTTGAAGGATGTGTCGCTCGAATCTGTAGATGCAATAGATGATCTTGATGTCAAACAAGATGAAAAATCCGAACAATCATCTGATGAACAAAAGTTAGAAATTACGGAAAAGTATTCTGAAAGAAGTAAAGATCTAGTTTCTGAGAATGGACATGTCTCctctgaagaaaaaatattggatgAAGGGTGTATAAGTTTCAATAAGACtgttaataatataagttTAAATATATCTGGCAAATCAGATGACAAAgcggatgaagaagaagaagatagtcCAACTTTTGAGCCAATTGATATTATGAATTTAAACGAGTCAAATGTATCTAATGATTCACATTTATCCGGTATATCCGAGTTAACAAGTCATAGATCTAGAAGTCCTGATTTCTCCAATGAGATATCACAGGATAATTTTGATTGCAGTAATCAAGATTCACAACTTAGTAAAGTTTCATCCGATTCAAGATTATCGATAGTTACTGACTTTGGATTGTCTAATCATGCTTCAACACCCATACATGATGGTATCAAAGAAGATGCTTCTAAAGATAAGTGTGAAAATAAATCTACAAAAGATAATTTCAGAGCTCTCAgagaatttgaatattttaagaataaaaacaataaaaccaTTTTTGAatcaaaaaaatgtaaagaaagcACGTATGACTTTAAAGATGCAAAGGATACAACAAAAAGCATTAAACTTAATTTACCATCCAAGGAAAATTCTAGCGATGCAACAGACAATAGTACAAAGGACAAATATGACAGTAAAACATATAAAGATAAGCATAAGGATAGTGAAAATTCAAAGTCTAAatctacaaaagaaaaagtatattccAAGGatccaaaaaataaagagaaagacaatgaaaagaagaaacagagtAGTCATAGTAGTTCAAAGCACGATAAACATATTAAGGGTAAAGTTAAAGATAAATctaatcaaataaaagattctgttgaaaaaagcaaagataATGCAGAGAGtgttaaagataatataagtaaaattaaagaagaaaaagtaaaagaggttgataaaaaagaaagtagtacTAATAAGGAAGCAAAAGATTTGAAAGatctttacaaagaaaaaattagagaactcagagagaagaaggaattaacggaaaaagaaaaattaaacaagGATAATGTAAAGTCTAACAAAGAATCTAGggataaaaaagattcgattaaagataaaaagtcttacaaaaaagaacataGAAGTTCTACTTCAAAAAATCACGATGAAAAAAGTCGTCATGAAAACAAAGTTAACAAAGTGTCTGACAAAATATCggatattaaagagaaaaaatctgAATCTAAAGAGAAGGCAAAACGTGACGAACGTGGCTCAAAAGACTTTAAGGATAAAAGTAATGTTATAAAAACAGAATCTTCAAgtaaatctgaaaaaaatgaCGCAAAGAAGATATCTAAGAAtggcaaagaagaaaaaacagaaataaaaaaagatattaaaattagtaGTGATAAGATTTGTAAGAAGGATGTACGTACTCAAGCGCAAAGTAAAACAACAGATCGTAATGAAAAATctgtagatattaaaaaagaatccaAAAGCGATACACAAGctaaggataaaaagagaagagatgatAAGAAATCAAAAACAAAGGATGATCATTCTAGTTTACGGAAAAATTCTAACGATCGTCGTTCTACTGACAGAGATGGTTCAAATGGATCTAATAGCAAAAGTTCACAATCTAGTACTTCTAGTTCAAGTGCTACAACCAGTAAATCAAGTTCTTCTGGTTTAAATAAAGATACCAATCATGTTAGTAATTCAAGCAGTGAAACATCAGACAGTATAGAAGaaacacaaataaataaaatgaaattgcaATCACAGAACGAAAATattgatgaaataaataaaaatgatgtacATTTGGCTAATACCGAATCATACTGCAttcaaaacaataataatggaGATATTCGACAAGTAGAAATACAGTTAAGTGAAAACAATTTACCATTAAAAAAGAGACCATtacttaatgaaaataatttaccttCTTCGAGCGAagtgaagataaaaaagcCTAAATTCGCAAAAAACATACATGAAGCTAAGAAGCTAATGAAAATTAGGAAACAAAtggagaaacagaaacagaaggatgataaaaaagtggaaaaaaaagtGGAGCAAAAGGCTGAGGTAATAATACATCCGAAGCCAATAAGCAGTATAGATAATATGGAGACAGTTCCCGACGAGGAACGTGtacaaataatagaaataccAGATGAAGAATACGAAGAACCTTATCCCGATCGTCAAATAAGTTTAACATTAGAGGAACGTTCAATGATATTGTTAGAAGGAGAACTTCGTGGTActgatatattacaaaaacaaTCTAACTTAGTATCAAAATTATCTGATTTGGAATTATGTATAAAGCAATCCTTAGATGAAGCAATATGCAATACaagattatttcaaaataacaaTAGAATACAACACGATGGTATTAGGGAACATCAGtctctaataataaatgaaacttGTAAAGATGATATAACTCCGAGTAATAACAACtcggaaacaaaaaatactgtTGCAGTACTGGAAATAGTAGGAACAACTTCTGAAACATTTCTTGATGCCCAGAGTATAGAGCAAATTAACTCATTAGATACTGTTGCTGGAAATGATATTGAAGTAACAGATGAAATAAATACAACTGATATGAATACAAATGTAGAATGCAGTGTAATATGGAGTGACAGAAGTGACAATGTCTTTGAACAACCAAAATCTCCTACTACAGATATTACagaatataatgaatttgATGAACAACTGTCTGGACAAGCTAATGCACAGTCTTCCAAGAATGATTTTGTACCAAAAGTTAACGATGATCACGAAGATTGTAGATACTTCAAGCTTGACAATGAagaatctaataaattttctagttTTTTACACTCATTAGAAATGGTGGAAGGTAATACTCTAGAAGATATGATAGAAAGTTTAGGTGGTCAAGTAGTATCATCAGGTTCAAAAACTATGGCACCAccaatgataaaaagaaaacattcagGAAGTCCTTTAACAGACATACTGTTCAATAACTCAAACAACAATAATGATGGTCATAAAACAGTAACGCCAAATGATAATTCTTTAAGcaatatgaagaaaagaaaaatgattccttcaaagaaacaaagacTTCATGCAAATCCTTGTGTTTCACAAAGTCTCCTAAACGgagaaaattttgtaatgCCTTTAAGTCCAGAAAGTGATGTGTCAGCGACTAGTGAAAAAATTCCATCATctaatataatgaaagaagaaaaaag TCGGCATAGAAGCAGTCAACGATATTCAAGCGATGACTTGTATAAACCACGTCCATTGTTTTCAAGTTCTTCTCGTCGAAGTAGAAGATCTAATCAAGTGTAG
- the LOC122634365 gene encoding sporozoite surface protein P36p-like, translated as MTRKCVLCKETNYKNTYSFFSAPKDPETRKKWQAAIAIENYSVSDDTYVCSKHFHKSDIITHWVSGVPPHVITIKYKKCRLRPGAVPGKNIHLQSKNNEVIEKSHSDLYGLNDFLTFRNSLVQNIDNKKENFLIPREKQISNAEKEYSEFRNHEYTHENINRSIKIQSSQDESNISMSVDDSKTQLRLSSNRNNKHEKTITSNYNNYKISLEADDNIEKKRQKENNNYNQLSQMKLEKNENNSSNIFSYSEEDETSTDIWEHEEVKNKTYIMKKCIDNTLQKNRNLYINNQTLNIVNDRLDKYDDCVYGEIREHEILFEDLLEMCFEIALPRGWSCNVTSEGHATTIVYLSMGMTKAGMPFLEKQVFVKTDMILRCSALNQEIDPIMYNLIREGKDNKVQCLLDIEELIDEFDIRIICEGIIENFQEYNCPKIACKDGTRWRHILCPLIINNDSVRCSKCSMLSHLIRRRSREFISCNSNFTLREQRKMYTRQRNIRHAKEHYTK; from the exons ATGACACGTAAATGTGTTCTatgtaaagaaacaaattataaaaatacctATAGTTTCTTCTCAGCTCCAAAGGATCCAGAAACACGTAAAAAATGGCAAGCTGCAATTGCTATAGAGAATTATTCTGTAAGCGATGATACATATGTTTGTAGTAAACATTTTCATAAAAGTGATATTATCACGCATTGGGTTAGTGGAGTTCCACCACATGTTATTACT ataaaatataaaaaatgtagattAAGACCAGGTGCAGTACCTGgtaaaaatattcatcttcaatcaaaaaataacgaagTTATTGAAAAAAGTCATTCCGATTTGTATGGCTTGAAtgattttttaacgtttcgtAATAGTTTGGTgcaaaatattgataataaaaaagagaattttcttatacctagagagaaacaaatttcaaatgcagaaaaagaatattctgaGTTTAGAAATCATGAATATAcgcatgaaaatattaatcgatcaataaaGATACAATCTTCACAGGATGAATCGAATATAAGTATGTCTGTTGATGATTCTAAAACACAATTAAGACTGTCttctaatagaaataataaacatgaaaaaacaattaccagtaattataataattataaaataagccTTGAAGCAGatgataatatagaaaaaaaaaggcagaaagaaaacaataattataatcaactCTCTCAAATGaaacttgaaaaaaatgaaaataattcttcaaaTATATTCAGTTATTCTGAAGAGGATGAGACATCGACAGATATATGGGAACATGAAGAagttaaaaacaaaacttatattatgaaaaaatgtatagataATACTCTAcagaagaatagaaatttatatataaacaatcaaacgttaaatattgtaaatgaTCGTTTGGATAAATACGACGATTGTGTGTATGGTGAAATACGAGAACACGAAATCTTGTTTGAAGACTTACTAGAAATGTGTTTTGAAATTGCTTTACCACGTGGTTGGTCATGTAATGTAACTTCTGAAGGACATGCTACAACAATAGTATATTTGAGCATGGGAATGACAAAAGCTGGTATGCCTTTTCTAGAAAAACAAGTATTTGTAAAAACTGATATGATATTACGATGTAGTGCTTTAAATCAAGAAATTGATCCAATAATGTATAATCTTATAAGAGAAGGTAAAGATAATAAAGTGCAATGCTTGTTAGATATTGAGGAACTTATAGACGAATTTGACATAAGAATTATTTGCGAAG gcataattgaaaattttcaagaatataATTGCCCTAAAATAGCCTGCAAAGATGGTACACGATGGAGACATATACTATGTCCactcattataaataatgattctGTGAGATGTTCCAAGTGCAGCATGTTATCTCATTTGATAAGACGCAGATCCAGAGAGTTTATATCTTGTAATTCCAATTTTACTttaagagaacaaagaaaaatgtatacacgCCAAAGAAACATCAGACATGCAAAAGAGCATtacacgaaataa
- the LOC122634320 gene encoding uncharacterized protein C6orf163 homolog has protein sequence MNSIQEEIPTQTEVGLHLGLPLAKTLFAYDHQESKKLLGLIPPLKHVSGDFWISPCAQISKKVLSLPQNNNIIKECTHLGILALGQDLLNKWKAEIEANMRKECRKQLLDQKYLCEAEKRQAIKINTQKVHMMWQKYINTIECNMQKELQTELAKVILKCNKEIQKAVVQQRIDMTQHMLSKIRNEMSYMVADLYEEFEQTRRSHIENIIADFNEILRKEHIKNNKKIEKLRKEKTESLYVQKIRLETKNMANIIYMLCLERLHSNLEKQQIQNHFQDKLCNLQDIILDLKKILNTTEEIAERYQNDNELLKEKFDKINQEFHKFVTFVFNSVPKQAEFALPSESIYSQQMDQTSNEKLDKYDKICQYVLVEKQD, from the exons atga ATTCTATACAAGAGGAAATTCCCACACAAACAGAAGTCGGTCTTCACCTTGGTTTACCATTAGCAAAAACACTATTTGCTTATGATCATCAGGAATCCAAAAAATTGTTAGGATTAATACCACCACTAAAACATGTATCCGGAGATTTCTGGATTTCACCGTGTGCACAAATAAGCAAAAAAGTTTTAAGCTTAccacaaaataataatataattaaagaatgTACACATTTAGGAATActtg cCTTAGGACAAGATCTGCTAAATAAATGGAAAGCAGAAATTGAAGCAAATATGAGGAAAGAATGTAGAAAGCAGTTACtcgatcaaaaatatttatgcgaAGCTGAAAAGCGTCAAGCGATTAAAATCAATACACAAAAGGTCCACATGATGTggcaaaaatatattaatactatagAATGTAATATGCAGAAAGAATTACAG ACTGAACTTGCAAAAGTTATTCTTAAATGcaataaagaaatacagaaaGCAGTGGTACAACAACGTATAGATATGACACAACATATGTTAAGTAAAATACGTAATGAAATGTCTTATATGGTAGCAGATCTTTATGAAGAATTTGAGCAAACTCGCAGATcacatatagaaaatataatagcaGATTTTAATGAGATATTAAG GAAGgaacatataaaaaacaataaaaaaatagaaaaactgagaaaagaaaaaacggaatCATTATATGTTCAAAAAATAAGACTTGAGACAAAGAATATggctaatattatatatatgctttgCCTTGAAAGATTACATTCTAATCtagaaaaacaacaaatacAGAATCACTTCCAG gACAAACTCTGTAATTTGCAAGACATTATTTtggatttaaagaaaatattaaatacgacCGAAGAAATTGCTGAAAGATATCAAAacgataatgaattattaaaagagaaatttgatAAGATTAATCAAGAATTTCATAAGTTTGTCACTTTTGTATTTAACTCTGTACCAAAGCAAGCCGAGTTTGCATTACCTTCAGAATCTATTTATTCACAACAAATGGATCAGacttcaaatgaaaaattagataaatatgataaaatttgtCAGTATGTACTTGTAGAAAAACAAGATTGA
- the LOC122634368 gene encoding trafficking protein particle complex subunit 4 isoform X2 translates to MVIYGVYIVSKSGGLIFNHDHNIPKVENERTFAYPLDIKLNYENKKIVVSFGQKDGINGHMLTAVNGSPVIGNELEDGRDVLEMLNQPENFPVTLKFSRAKMTTNEKIFLASMFYPLFAIASQLSPEPRCSGIEILEADTFRLYCYQTLTGIKFMIVAEPSQLGMEIFTKKVYELYADYALKNPFYSLEMPIRCELFETNLQSLLETIEKCGISSI, encoded by the exons atggTGATATACGGTGTTTATATCGTATCAAAATCGGGaggtttaatttttaatcatgaTCACAATATTCCTAAAgtggaaaatgaaagaacttTCGCTTATccattagatataaaattaaattatgaaaataaaaagatagttGTATCTTTTGGTCAGAAAGATGGTATAAATG GCCATATGTTAACTGCTGTAAATGGTAGTCCTGTTATTGGCAACGAGTTGGAAGATGGAAGGGACGTGCTAGAAATGTTAAATCAACCAGAAAATTTTCCTGTAACACTAAAATTTAGTCGTGCGAAAATGACAACCaatgagaaaatttttcttgcaTCTATGTTTTATCCTTTGTTCGCGATAGCTAGTCAATTGAGCCCTGAACCCAGATGTTCTGGAATTGAAATTCTAGAAGCAGACACGTTTCGCTTGTACTGCTATCAAACGCTTACTggaattaaatttatgataGTGGCAGAACCATCACAGTTAGGAATggaaatttttacaaaaaaagtaTACGAACTTTATGCAGATTATGCTCTTAAAAatccattttattctttagaaATGCCAATCAGATGTGAACTTTTTGAGACTAATCTGCAGTCATTACTCGAAACAATTGAGAAATGTGGTATAAGtagtatttaa
- the LOC122634321 gene encoding mitoferrin-1-like isoform X1, with protein MNIEDYESLPTTSVGVNMTAGAFAGIMEHCIMYPVDSVKTRMQSLIPGPGGGGGIGNVLLRMVRQEGLLRPFRGMGAMVAGAGPAHALYFSCYEFLKDKFMSSKPHSQFNHLVYGAAGCVSTILHDGVMNPAEVIKQRLQMYNSPYRNVISCIKLVYKREGVYAFYRSYTTQLAMNVPFQSIHFIAYEFAQSMTNPDHSYSPQAHMISGAMAGAIAAGLTTPLDVCKTLLNTQQDGMKARGMIDAVKKVYRLGGVKGFCRGMNARVLYQMPATAICWTSYEFFKYILRSKQEDGLSKDVDENSLSGINQNQLPTSRSSTFQGTGLYFQNNAHTGVLIKARS; from the exons ATGAATATTGAAGATTACGAGAGTTTGCCCACTACATCGGTGGGTGTTAATATGACGGCCGGTGCTTTTGCTGGAATCATGGAACACTGTATAATGTATCCAGTTGACAGTGTCAAG ACAAGAATGCAGTCACTGATACCAGGTCCAGGTGGGGGAGGAGGAATAGGAAATGTACTTCTTCGAATGGTGCGTCAAGAGGGTTTATTAAGGCCATTTCGAGGCATGGGAGCAATGGTTGCTGGAGCTGGACCAGCACatgctttatatttttcttgctatgaatttttgaaagataaatttatgagCTCAAAGCCACACTCACAATTTAATCATTTGGTTTATGGTGCAGCTGGTTGCGTGTCAACGATCCTTCATGATGGTGTTATGAATCCAGCAGAag TGATTAAACAACGGTTGCAAATGTATAATTCTCCTTATAGAAATGTTATCAGCTGCATAAAACTTGTATATAAACGAGAAGGCGTATATGCATTCTACAGAAGTTACACAACTCAGCTTGCTATGAATGTGCCTTTCCAAAGCATTCATTTCATTGCTTACGAATTTGCACAATCTATGACAAATCCAGATCATTCTTATAGTCCGCAAGCACATATGATTTctg GTGCTATGGCTGGAGCTATAGCAGCTGGATTGACGACACCATTGGATGTCTGTAAAACATTATTGAATACGCAACAGGATGGTATGAAAGCAAGAGGTATGATTGATGCTGTTAAAAAAGTCTATAGGTTGGGAGGTGTAAAAGGATTTTGCCGCGGGATGAACGCGCGTGTTCTTTATCAAATGCCAGCGACTGCTATCTGTTGGACATC atatgaattttttaagtatatattacGAAGCAAACAAGAAGATGGACTTAGCAAAGATGTGGATGAAAATTCTTTAAGTGgtataaatcaaaatcaacTTCCTACCTCTAGAAGTAGTACTTTCCAAGGAACAGGATTATACTTTCAAAATAATGCTCATACAGGTGTATTAATAAAAGCAAGAAGTTAG
- the LOC122634321 gene encoding mitoferrin-2-like isoform X2, producing MQSLIPGPGGGGGIGNVLLRMVRQEGLLRPFRGMGAMVAGAGPAHALYFSCYEFLKDKFMSSKPHSQFNHLVYGAAGCVSTILHDGVMNPAEVIKQRLQMYNSPYRNVISCIKLVYKREGVYAFYRSYTTQLAMNVPFQSIHFIAYEFAQSMTNPDHSYSPQAHMISGAMAGAIAAGLTTPLDVCKTLLNTQQDGMKARGMIDAVKKVYRLGGVKGFCRGMNARVLYQMPATAICWTSYEFFKYILRSKQEDGLSKDVDENSLSGINQNQLPTSRSSTFQGTGLYFQNNAHTGVLIKARS from the exons ATGCAGTCACTGATACCAGGTCCAGGTGGGGGAGGAGGAATAGGAAATGTACTTCTTCGAATGGTGCGTCAAGAGGGTTTATTAAGGCCATTTCGAGGCATGGGAGCAATGGTTGCTGGAGCTGGACCAGCACatgctttatatttttcttgctatgaatttttgaaagataaatttatgagCTCAAAGCCACACTCACAATTTAATCATTTGGTTTATGGTGCAGCTGGTTGCGTGTCAACGATCCTTCATGATGGTGTTATGAATCCAGCAGAag TGATTAAACAACGGTTGCAAATGTATAATTCTCCTTATAGAAATGTTATCAGCTGCATAAAACTTGTATATAAACGAGAAGGCGTATATGCATTCTACAGAAGTTACACAACTCAGCTTGCTATGAATGTGCCTTTCCAAAGCATTCATTTCATTGCTTACGAATTTGCACAATCTATGACAAATCCAGATCATTCTTATAGTCCGCAAGCACATATGATTTctg GTGCTATGGCTGGAGCTATAGCAGCTGGATTGACGACACCATTGGATGTCTGTAAAACATTATTGAATACGCAACAGGATGGTATGAAAGCAAGAGGTATGATTGATGCTGTTAAAAAAGTCTATAGGTTGGGAGGTGTAAAAGGATTTTGCCGCGGGATGAACGCGCGTGTTCTTTATCAAATGCCAGCGACTGCTATCTGTTGGACATC atatgaattttttaagtatatattacGAAGCAAACAAGAAGATGGACTTAGCAAAGATGTGGATGAAAATTCTTTAAGTGgtataaatcaaaatcaacTTCCTACCTCTAGAAGTAGTACTTTCCAAGGAACAGGATTATACTTTCAAAATAATGCTCATACAGGTGTATTAATAAAAGCAAGAAGTTAG
- the LOC122634322 gene encoding protein ATP6V1FNB-like — protein MCDNRCQLFHRENYKKEEFLRMKWFLKNQQKLIDNLGIAKSTIQSKIKSKEKELPKKDEIEPKISKKYMPTWRPPKLDGSVNIDIMKPIEPEIRAILYEKGVESFICSNNYFRKRLQKLPEDRFYFPDCTNWLYGWRLNDYSLPPISKFGAKAVIQAQFYQRTASCLQRDPDWYRNCQTNNPKNFNDLLTY, from the exons atgTGTGATAATCGGTGTCAGTTATTCCACAGAGAGAattacaagaaagaagaatttttacgTATGAAATGGTTTTTAAAGAATCAACAGAAACTAATAGACAATTTAGGTATTGCAAAGAGCACAatacaaagtaaaataaaaagcaaagaaaaagaattgccAAAAAAAGATGAGATCGAGCCAAAA ATAAGTAAGAAATACATGCCAACATGGAGACCACCTAAGCTTGATGGTTCCGTGAATATTGATATAATGAAACCAATAGAACCAGAGATACGTGCCATTCTTTATGAAAAAGGAGTTGAGAGTTTTATTTGcagcaataattattttcgtaaaag ATTACAGAAATTACCAGaagatcgtttttattttcccgATTGTACAAATTGGCTTTATGGATGGCGTCTCAATGATTATAGTTTACCTCCCATTAGCAAATTTGGTGCCAAAGCTGTTATACAGGCTCAATTTTATCAACGGACTGCATCTTGTCTACAGCGAGACCCAGACTGGTATCGTAATTGTCAAACGAATAATccaaaaaatttcaatgatttattgACTTATTGA
- the LOC122634368 gene encoding trafficking protein particle complex subunit 4 isoform X1, whose product MVIYGVYIVSKSGGLIFNHDHNIPKVENERTFAYPLDIKLNYENKKIVVSFGQKDGINVGHMLTAVNGSPVIGNELEDGRDVLEMLNQPENFPVTLKFSRAKMTTNEKIFLASMFYPLFAIASQLSPEPRCSGIEILEADTFRLYCYQTLTGIKFMIVAEPSQLGMEIFTKKVYELYADYALKNPFYSLEMPIRCELFETNLQSLLETIEKCGISSI is encoded by the exons atggTGATATACGGTGTTTATATCGTATCAAAATCGGGaggtttaatttttaatcatgaTCACAATATTCCTAAAgtggaaaatgaaagaacttTCGCTTATccattagatataaaattaaattatgaaaataaaaagatagttGTATCTTTTGGTCAGAAAGATGGTATAAATG taGGCCATATGTTAACTGCTGTAAATGGTAGTCCTGTTATTGGCAACGAGTTGGAAGATGGAAGGGACGTGCTAGAAATGTTAAATCAACCAGAAAATTTTCCTGTAACACTAAAATTTAGTCGTGCGAAAATGACAACCaatgagaaaatttttcttgcaTCTATGTTTTATCCTTTGTTCGCGATAGCTAGTCAATTGAGCCCTGAACCCAGATGTTCTGGAATTGAAATTCTAGAAGCAGACACGTTTCGCTTGTACTGCTATCAAACGCTTACTggaattaaatttatgataGTGGCAGAACCATCACAGTTAGGAATggaaatttttacaaaaaaagtaTACGAACTTTATGCAGATTATGCTCTTAAAAatccattttattctttagaaATGCCAATCAGATGTGAACTTTTTGAGACTAATCTGCAGTCATTACTCGAAACAATTGAGAAATGTGGTATAAGtagtatttaa